Proteins found in one Fulvitalea axinellae genomic segment:
- a CDS encoding arylsulfatase, whose protein sequence is MFSRKAITKFFALALVYLTVAGNAWAGKKKKRKPNIIFILADDLGYGDLSCYGQTKFSTPNIDRMAERGLRFTDHYSGSTVCAPSRCTLMTGFHTGHSYIRGNQEVKPEGQLPIPASSVTVAEVLKQAGYTTGVIGKWGMGYPGSEGDPNNQGFDYFFGYNCQREAHHYYPTHLWRNQERVEYPENNLKEKKGKYSHDLFTEDALRFVRENKDNPFFLYLAYSVPHADVDVPEDSMKPFIGKFDEKPYKGGGYLAQPTPKAAHAGMVTRMDGDIGKLNKLLADLDIDENTLVIFTSDNGPHVEGGHNPAFFNSAGGLRGVKRDLYEGGIRAPFIAMWPGTVKAGSETDHPSAFWDFLPTACEIAGYQAPVGIDGISYLPTLLGKSPKQKKHEYLYWEFHTKAQTRDKQAVRKGDWKGVRMKIKTAGQPIELYNLAKDPGEKNNVASKYPEIVAEITAIMDQQHVKSEYFPFSYESTKIRKAKTKRPQ, encoded by the coding sequence ATGTTTTCCAGAAAAGCAATCACCAAATTTTTCGCTCTGGCCTTGGTCTACCTTACGGTAGCCGGAAATGCCTGGGCCGGTAAAAAAAAGAAACGCAAGCCGAACATCATCTTCATTTTGGCCGATGACTTGGGCTACGGCGACCTGAGCTGTTACGGACAGACCAAGTTCAGCACGCCCAATATAGACCGCATGGCCGAGCGTGGCCTGCGCTTTACCGACCATTATTCAGGCTCTACTGTCTGCGCACCGTCACGCTGTACATTGATGACTGGCTTCCATACCGGGCACAGCTACATCCGGGGCAACCAAGAGGTAAAACCCGAAGGCCAACTCCCAATACCCGCATCCAGCGTAACTGTAGCCGAAGTGCTGAAACAAGCCGGCTACACCACTGGCGTGATCGGCAAATGGGGCATGGGGTACCCGGGCTCTGAAGGCGACCCGAACAACCAAGGCTTCGACTACTTTTTCGGATATAACTGCCAGCGCGAGGCACACCACTATTATCCGACCCACTTGTGGCGCAACCAAGAGCGTGTGGAATATCCGGAAAACAACCTGAAGGAAAAGAAAGGCAAATACTCGCACGACTTGTTTACGGAAGACGCTCTGCGCTTCGTCCGTGAGAACAAAGACAATCCTTTCTTCCTCTACTTGGCCTACTCCGTTCCCCACGCCGACGTGGACGTACCGGAAGACTCAATGAAGCCTTTCATTGGCAAATTTGACGAAAAGCCCTATAAAGGAGGCGGATACTTGGCGCAACCAACCCCGAAAGCCGCGCACGCCGGCATGGTAACCCGCATGGACGGCGACATAGGCAAACTCAACAAGCTTTTGGCCGACTTGGACATCGACGAGAACACTCTCGTAATCTTTACTAGTGACAACGGCCCACACGTGGAAGGTGGACACAACCCGGCATTCTTCAATAGCGCTGGCGGATTACGCGGCGTTAAGCGCGACCTGTACGAGGGTGGTATCCGCGCGCCGTTTATCGCCATGTGGCCCGGTACTGTTAAGGCCGGTTCAGAAACTGACCATCCGTCGGCCTTTTGGGATTTCCTCCCTACCGCCTGCGAAATCGCCGGGTACCAAGCGCCTGTTGGTATAGACGGCATATCATACCTGCCTACACTTTTAGGCAAGAGCCCAAAGCAAAAGAAGCACGAGTACCTGTACTGGGAATTCCATACTAAGGCCCAAACCCGCGACAAACAGGCCGTACGCAAAGGCGATTGGAAAGGCGTAAGGATGAAGATCAAAACCGCTGGACAGCCTATCGAGCTCTACAACTTGGCCAAAGATCCGGGAGAGAAAAACAACGTGGCGAGCAAGTACCCTGAAATTGTGGCCGAAATCACCGCCATCATGGACCAGCAACACGTAAAATCGGAGTATTTTCCCTTCTCTTACGAGAGTACAAAGATCAGGAAAGCCAAAACCAAACGTCCGCAATAA
- a CDS encoding very short patch repair endonuclease, translating to MADIFEPEVRSYIMSRIRSKDTKPELKVRRYLHARGFRYSLHSKHLPGKPDLVLRKYKTVIFVNGCFWHGHENCPEFRPPKSNKGFWLEKIRRNKARDRENVVRLMESGWNVIIVWGCELRPKRALDTLENLCLKIRKMKRVVTPEPVS from the coding sequence ATGGCGGATATTTTCGAACCCGAAGTGCGCAGTTATATCATGAGCCGGATACGGAGCAAGGACACTAAGCCCGAGCTGAAGGTGCGGAGGTATCTGCACGCCCGGGGTTTTCGTTATAGCTTGCATTCGAAGCACTTGCCGGGCAAGCCGGATTTGGTGCTGAGGAAATATAAGACTGTGATTTTTGTGAATGGCTGTTTTTGGCACGGCCATGAGAACTGCCCCGAGTTTCGTCCGCCGAAAAGCAACAAGGGTTTTTGGCTTGAGAAGATCAGAAGGAACAAGGCTCGTGACCGCGAAAATGTGGTACGCCTTATGGAATCTGGCTGGAACGTGATAATAGTTTGGGGATGCGAGCTACGGCCCAAGCGCGCGTTGGACACTTTGGAAAACCTTTGCCTGAAAATCCGGAAGATGAAAAGAGTGGTGACGCCGGAGCCGGTGAGTTGA
- a CDS encoding sensor histidine kinase encodes MLFSSKRVAALLSLSICLVTTAFLSLMDVTTSALVVTLFISFGVSYLLISITFEFLIFKDVNRIYEMLDDLRKNDFSFIKKVSGKSRNPIKRVNEEIYNYASVKQREIDELKRMEAYRREFLADVSHELKTPIFAAQGFIHTLLDGALEDPEVSRKFLGKSAKSLDGLAKLVQNLLSISRMESGDLAMHFEDFDIRQLASDVFDQFEHKAEKKNIQLVMAENSPKEVYVFADRQRISQVLVNLVSNAMKYTETPAKVEIGFEIDDEVAVYVKDSGMGIPPEDIDRIFERFYRVEKSRAKDLGGTGLGLAIVRHILQAHGHSVHVESQVGKGSTFKFRLRKGENMVLERL; translated from the coding sequence ATGTTATTTAGTTCTAAGCGAGTGGCCGCTTTGTTGAGCCTGTCGATATGTTTGGTAACGACGGCTTTCCTGTCACTGATGGACGTAACCACCAGCGCTCTGGTCGTTACCCTTTTCATATCCTTCGGGGTATCCTACCTTCTGATCAGCATTACCTTCGAATTTCTAATCTTCAAGGATGTCAACCGCATTTACGAAATGCTTGACGATTTGAGGAAAAACGACTTCTCCTTCATCAAGAAAGTTTCCGGAAAATCACGTAACCCGATCAAAAGGGTCAATGAGGAAATCTACAACTACGCCTCCGTAAAACAGCGCGAGATCGACGAACTGAAGCGCATGGAAGCCTACCGTCGAGAATTTCTGGCCGACGTGTCGCATGAACTGAAGACCCCTATCTTCGCCGCCCAAGGCTTTATACACACGCTTCTCGACGGCGCTTTGGAAGACCCCGAAGTAAGCCGGAAATTCCTCGGCAAATCGGCCAAGAGCCTTGACGGCTTGGCCAAGTTGGTACAAAACCTCCTGTCCATCTCACGGATGGAATCAGGCGACTTGGCCATGCACTTCGAGGATTTCGACATCCGGCAACTCGCCTCCGATGTTTTTGACCAGTTCGAGCACAAGGCAGAAAAGAAAAATATCCAGCTGGTAATGGCAGAAAACTCGCCCAAAGAGGTTTATGTTTTCGCCGATAGGCAACGGATAAGCCAAGTGTTGGTAAACTTGGTTTCGAACGCCATGAAGTACACCGAAACACCAGCGAAAGTGGAAATAGGTTTCGAAATAGACGATGAGGTGGCCGTATACGTCAAAGACAGCGGTATGGGAATTCCTCCCGAAGACATCGACCGGATATTTGAACGCTTTTACCGCGTGGAAAAAAGCCGGGCCAAAGACCTTGGCGGGACAGGGTTGGGACTGGCCATCGTACGCCACATACTTCAGGCCCACGGCCATTCGGTACATGTGGAAAGCCAAGTGGGCAAAGGTTCCACATTCAAGTTCAGGCTCCGTAAAGGTGAGAACATGGTTTTGGAAAGACTTTAA
- a CDS encoding response regulator transcription factor has translation MSSKSQQRVLVVDDEDDIRELLHYNLKKEGYDVEQASDGFEAVDKARKFVPDLILLDIMMPQQDGVETCRQLRENKDLNDTFIVFLTARSEEYSEIAAFDNGADDYINKPIKPRALMSRISAMFRREQKKKNASDKIVVGDLTIDRTSYTITIKNEVVTLPKKEFELLFFLAQNPGKVYSRDDLLANIWGADVYVLARTVDVHIRKVREKIGDGYIVTVKGVGYKFETTKD, from the coding sequence ATGAGCAGCAAATCACAGCAAAGAGTGTTGGTGGTGGACGACGAGGACGATATCCGCGAGCTGTTGCACTACAACCTGAAAAAGGAAGGTTATGACGTGGAACAAGCGAGCGACGGCTTCGAGGCCGTAGACAAAGCCCGCAAATTTGTTCCCGACCTTATCTTGCTGGATATCATGATGCCACAGCAAGACGGCGTGGAAACCTGCCGACAGCTGAGGGAGAACAAAGACCTGAACGACACGTTCATCGTTTTCCTGACGGCCCGTTCAGAGGAATATTCCGAAATCGCCGCCTTTGACAACGGAGCCGACGATTACATCAACAAGCCCATCAAGCCCCGCGCCCTGATGAGCCGGATCAGCGCGATGTTCCGCCGCGAACAGAAAAAAAAGAACGCTTCGGACAAAATCGTGGTCGGAGACCTTACCATCGACCGCACGAGCTACACGATCACCATCAAAAACGAAGTGGTCACTTTGCCGAAGAAAGAGTTCGAACTGCTGTTCTTCTTGGCGCAAAACCCCGGAAAAGTTTACAGTAGGGACGACCTCTTGGCCAACATCTGGGGAGCCGACGTTTACGTACTGGCACGCACGGTGGACGTACACATCAGAAAAGTCCGCGAGAAAATCGGCGACGGATACATTGTGACCGTCAAAGGTGTAGGCTACAAGTTCGAGACGACGAAAGACTAA
- a CDS encoding DUF3108 domain-containing protein: MTMIGNRTFFMTLATLLLSTVFSVSRAQDSYRERRQHVFAPGEEINYKLQLGFINVGEADVTVSKKLYESEGRPCFNMQIHGRTTGVFSLAAKVDDYWGTYMDTLSLVPHQFYMRLRELSYRKQQVMRFDHKNDSVYVEKRDKRSGKYIHEKVFSVPNDIQDIISGFYYLRTLNFDSLKKGDTFVVPGFFDDSVYYLNIRLLEREVIKTRIGKRKALVLAPYMPKNELFDKGKSIKVWISDDRHRIPLKIRAKMMIGAAEVNIRSYKPGNVSLNGKKGKPLKVPKQRKRYKKKE, encoded by the coding sequence ATGACGATGATCGGTAACAGGACTTTTTTTATGACATTGGCGACTTTGTTGTTGTCAACGGTTTTTTCCGTGTCCCGGGCTCAAGACAGTTACCGGGAAAGACGCCAGCACGTGTTCGCTCCCGGAGAAGAAATTAACTACAAACTGCAACTAGGCTTCATCAACGTAGGCGAAGCCGACGTTACGGTATCCAAAAAACTGTATGAAAGCGAAGGACGTCCCTGTTTTAACATGCAGATCCACGGCAGAACCACGGGAGTTTTCTCTTTGGCCGCCAAAGTGGACGACTATTGGGGCACTTACATGGACACGCTGTCGCTGGTGCCACACCAGTTCTACATGCGCCTGCGCGAACTGAGCTACCGCAAACAACAAGTGATGCGCTTCGACCACAAGAACGATTCCGTATATGTGGAAAAACGCGACAAACGCTCCGGAAAGTACATTCACGAGAAAGTCTTTTCGGTACCGAACGATATCCAAGACATCATCAGCGGGTTTTACTATCTCCGCACCCTCAATTTCGATTCGCTTAAAAAAGGCGACACGTTTGTCGTTCCCGGCTTTTTTGACGATTCTGTGTATTACCTCAATATAAGGTTATTGGAACGCGAAGTCATCAAGACGAGGATCGGAAAGAGAAAGGCTTTGGTATTGGCTCCCTACATGCCCAAAAACGAGTTGTTTGACAAAGGCAAATCCATTAAAGTGTGGATCTCCGACGACCGCCACCGCATTCCCCTTAAGATAAGGGCCAAAATGATGATAGGCGCGGCCGAAGTGAACATCCGTTCATACAAGCCGGGCAACGTAAGCCTTAACGGCAAAAAAGGCAAACCGCTGAAAGTCCCTAAACAACGAAAGCGATACAAAAAGAAAGAGTAA
- a CDS encoding aminopeptidase: MLKKIGYGILAVLLVILAVNYKLIPYAWMQAKGQLSIVWDAEPISDFLSDPDYPEEKKEKLRLVEAAKRFAVDSLGLAKTGSYRKMYDEEKYGLRMWVLTACEPYALKPKRWKFPLLGSFGYKGFFNKDEAIKEGKALKAKGYDTGLRTAGAWSTLGWLDDPVMSNMLDDSDGDLAETIIHELTHATLYVPDSTVFNENLANFIGYQGAIRFLNVYYGPDSPQLTEYLNLRKDRKRFKSFVLRGAQGLDSLYKSFGTDMPTTEKAEKKDAYIDAFTKSIDTVNFANKKRYAAYFNKYKPNNTFFMSYRRYNARSREFDKIFKDRYHNDIRYFLDAMKERYPAL, translated from the coding sequence ATGCTAAAGAAAATCGGTTACGGAATTTTAGCGGTCTTGCTGGTAATATTGGCCGTAAACTACAAGCTGATACCCTATGCCTGGATGCAGGCCAAAGGGCAGTTGAGCATTGTTTGGGACGCCGAACCCATTTCGGATTTTTTGTCGGATCCCGATTATCCGGAAGAGAAAAAAGAAAAACTAAGGCTTGTGGAAGCCGCCAAACGTTTTGCGGTCGACTCTTTGGGCTTGGCCAAAACGGGTAGCTACCGCAAAATGTACGACGAAGAGAAATACGGCCTGAGAATGTGGGTGCTCACCGCCTGCGAGCCATATGCCCTGAAACCAAAGCGATGGAAGTTCCCTCTTCTGGGGTCATTCGGCTACAAAGGCTTTTTCAATAAAGACGAAGCCATAAAGGAAGGCAAAGCCCTAAAGGCGAAAGGCTACGACACGGGCCTGCGGACCGCCGGAGCCTGGTCTACCCTCGGGTGGCTGGACGATCCGGTGATGTCCAATATGTTGGACGACTCGGACGGCGACCTCGCCGAAACCATTATCCACGAGCTGACCCACGCCACGCTCTACGTTCCTGACAGTACGGTGTTCAATGAGAACCTGGCCAACTTTATCGGCTACCAAGGTGCCATCCGTTTTCTGAACGTATATTACGGCCCCGACTCCCCTCAGCTTACCGAATACCTGAACCTTCGCAAAGACAGGAAACGCTTCAAATCCTTCGTGCTCCGTGGCGCGCAGGGCTTGGACTCATTGTATAAATCCTTTGGCACGGATATGCCCACTACGGAAAAAGCCGAAAAAAAAGACGCTTATATAGACGCTTTCACCAAGTCCATCGATACCGTAAATTTTGCGAACAAGAAAAGATATGCTGCCTATTTCAATAAGTATAAGCCAAACAATACGTTCTTTATGTCGTACAGGAGGTATAACGCCCGCTCCAGAGAGTTCGACAAAATCTTCAAGGATCGCTACCATAATGATATAAGGTATTTCCTCGATGCTATGAAAGAGCGTTATCCCGCTTTGTAG
- the recA gene encoding recombinase RecA: MSDNREQKLKALKLTIDKLDKEFGKGTVMKLSDDKIEDIPAISTGSLTLDIALGVGGFPRGRIIEIYGPESSGKTTLAMHAIAEAQKAGGIAAFVDAEHAFDRIYAEKLGIDTENLLISQPDNGEQALEIAEHLIRSGAIDIIVIDSVAALVPKGELEGDMGDSKMGLQARLMSQALRKLTGAINKTNCTCVFINQLREKIGVMFGNPETTTGGNALKFYASVRLDIRRIGQIKESADNILGNRTKVKVVKNKVAPPFKVVEFDIMYGEGISKVGEIIDLGVNFEIVKKSGSWFSYNGNKLGQGRDAVKRILGDNPELMEELETKIRKKASGIEDDEQAVAEETATAPKK, encoded by the coding sequence ATGAGCGATAACAGAGAACAAAAACTGAAAGCCCTAAAGCTTACTATCGACAAGCTTGACAAAGAATTCGGTAAAGGGACCGTGATGAAACTGAGCGATGATAAGATTGAGGATATCCCCGCCATTTCGACCGGATCGCTGACCCTCGACATCGCGTTGGGTGTGGGCGGTTTTCCTCGTGGACGTATAATCGAGATTTACGGCCCCGAGTCTTCGGGTAAAACGACTTTGGCCATGCACGCCATCGCCGAGGCGCAGAAGGCCGGGGGTATCGCCGCGTTTGTGGACGCCGAGCACGCTTTCGACCGCATTTACGCCGAGAAGTTGGGCATTGATACTGAGAACCTCCTGATCTCTCAGCCGGACAACGGCGAGCAGGCTCTCGAAATTGCCGAGCACTTGATCCGTTCGGGCGCTATCGACATTATCGTAATCGACTCCGTAGCCGCTTTGGTACCGAAAGGCGAGCTGGAAGGCGATATGGGCGACAGCAAAATGGGACTTCAGGCCCGTCTTATGTCGCAAGCGTTGCGTAAGCTTACCGGTGCCATCAACAAGACGAACTGTACTTGCGTATTCATCAACCAGCTTCGTGAGAAGATTGGCGTGATGTTCGGCAACCCTGAGACCACTACGGGCGGTAACGCTTTGAAATTCTACGCTTCTGTTCGTCTAGACATCCGTAGAATCGGTCAGATCAAGGAAAGCGCCGATAACATCCTCGGCAACCGTACGAAGGTGAAGGTAGTGAAAAACAAAGTTGCGCCTCCGTTCAAAGTGGTGGAATTCGACATTATGTACGGAGAGGGAATTTCCAAGGTGGGTGAGATCATCGACTTGGGCGTGAACTTCGAAATTGTGAAGAAGTCGGGCTCATGGTTCTCTTACAACGGAAACAAACTCGGCCAAGGACGCGACGCCGTGAAGCGTATTCTCGGTGACAATCCGGAATTGATGGAGGAGTTGGAAACCAAAATCCGTAAAAAGGCCTCGGGCATCGAAGATGACGAGCAGGCTGTTGCGGAAGAGACTGCCACTGCGCCAAAGAAATAA
- a CDS encoding ZIP family metal transporter: protein MEGIWVLFLGPLLAGIAVDFSSRDKAPNLKPAFMFGGAYILALTLTHILPGILRRFDNIAIVLGLILAGLLFQFLIDKVTRGAEHGEVSGVKKVSVFTLLFGLCLHSFLEGALLGGMSSDGHGSHDSLLIGILLHKLPAAFALAMVVRNRYEMRWLRYLIVLIFALTAPIGMYLSHDLSASGQEVRFLDGLMAFVTGNLLFVLVELFKSLNFRRWRSVENGMLLLGLAIGLLSEII, encoded by the coding sequence ATGGAGGGAATCTGGGTATTATTTCTCGGCCCGCTGTTGGCCGGCATAGCCGTGGATTTCAGCTCCAGGGACAAAGCGCCAAACTTAAAGCCCGCGTTTATGTTCGGCGGAGCGTATATACTGGCGCTTACACTAACGCACATCTTGCCGGGAATCCTTCGGCGTTTCGATAATATAGCGATCGTATTAGGCCTGATACTGGCCGGTCTGCTGTTCCAGTTCCTAATTGACAAAGTCACACGGGGAGCAGAACACGGAGAAGTCAGCGGAGTGAAAAAAGTATCTGTATTCACATTACTCTTCGGCCTGTGCCTTCATTCCTTTCTGGAAGGCGCCTTACTCGGCGGTATGTCATCCGACGGGCACGGATCTCATGACAGTTTGCTCATCGGCATATTATTACACAAACTTCCAGCGGCCTTCGCCTTGGCCATGGTAGTCCGCAACCGCTACGAGATGAGGTGGCTCCGCTACCTGATCGTTCTTATTTTTGCGCTTACGGCCCCAATCGGAATGTATTTAAGTCACGACCTGAGCGCATCCGGACAAGAGGTCCGCTTTCTGGACGGCCTAATGGCTTTCGTAACGGGTAATTTGCTCTTCGTACTCGTAGAGCTTTTCAAATCGCTTAATTTCCGCAGATGGAGAAGCGTTGAGAACGGCATGTTGCTCCTCGGTTTGGCTATCGGACTACTTTCCGAAATCATCTAA
- a CDS encoding class I SAM-dependent methyltransferase, which translates to MDNSTHKEWFGEWFDSPYYHILYKDRDYTEAQRFIDVLSMFLDFRAEDKILDLACGKGRHSIYLNKKGLDVVGVDLSPSNVAYGNRFANDRLSFFEHDMRFPFRKGEFDYVLNMFTSFGYFDDSEENRKAIISASENLKPSGMMILDFLNPIKVIRELVAQEQKNVDGYEFKIRRFVDDRNYIVKDIFLEDKGEKLHFQERVKAIGKQEFEDYFRSANLGIRGVFGDYSLNAFDPENSDRMIFVTEKED; encoded by the coding sequence ATGGATAATTCCACACATAAGGAATGGTTTGGCGAATGGTTCGATTCGCCCTACTACCACATACTTTACAAAGACAGGGACTACACCGAAGCCCAACGTTTTATCGACGTCCTGTCAATGTTCCTAGACTTTCGCGCCGAAGACAAGATTTTGGATTTGGCCTGCGGTAAAGGGAGACATTCCATTTACCTGAACAAAAAAGGATTGGATGTAGTAGGCGTTGACCTTTCTCCAAGCAATGTCGCTTACGGAAACCGTTTTGCGAATGACAGGCTCTCCTTTTTCGAACACGACATGCGTTTCCCATTCCGCAAAGGCGAGTTTGATTATGTGCTGAACATGTTCACCAGCTTCGGGTATTTTGATGATTCGGAAGAAAACCGCAAAGCGATAATATCGGCCTCGGAAAACCTGAAACCTTCGGGAATGATGATTCTCGACTTCCTGAATCCCATAAAAGTAATCCGCGAGTTGGTAGCCCAAGAACAAAAAAACGTTGACGGTTACGAATTCAAAATCCGCCGTTTTGTGGATGACCGGAACTATATCGTCAAAGACATTTTCTTGGAAGACAAAGGCGAGAAACTGCATTTTCAGGAACGCGTTAAAGCTATCGGTAAACAGGAATTCGAAGATTACTTCCGCTCAGCGAATTTGGGAATCCGCGGTGTCTTCGGCGACTATTCGCTTAACGCCTTCGACCCCGAAAATTCCGACCGGATGATATTCGTAACAGAAAAAGAGGACTAG
- a CDS encoding FAD:protein FMN transferase has translation MINLKNIWAQHKQRIYPVIVVLLMMAVHKYRSSHPQEQVFFQGLTMGKITYTVKYLGNASTTHQQGVDSVLNALNQSLSTYIPNSEISRFNKNGKLQLESDFFVPVYKASLNIFENTGGAFNPTVMPLVNAWGFGPDGKPTSVPDSLVIDSLRNLVDFRAITVNDETAKTAKPGVQLDFGAIAKGYAVDRVADYLNAQGVENMMVEIGGEVYCSGTKGDKDWMIGIDDPVRSGKTGHLVRDAVRLKDKAIATSGNYRNFHEIDGVKYAHTIDPFTGYPKMHTLLSVSVIADNCMLADGYATAFMVMGLEDSRKVLEKTPEIEAFLIYSDENGDLGTYTTTGFKSLMVDLEDL, from the coding sequence ATGATTAATCTAAAGAATATCTGGGCCCAACACAAACAGCGGATTTACCCCGTTATCGTTGTGCTTTTAATGATGGCGGTACACAAATACCGCAGTTCACATCCTCAAGAACAGGTCTTTTTCCAAGGCCTAACGATGGGAAAGATCACTTACACGGTCAAATACCTTGGCAACGCAAGCACAACCCATCAGCAGGGCGTGGATTCGGTACTAAATGCCTTGAACCAAAGCCTTTCCACTTACATTCCCAATTCGGAAATTTCCCGTTTCAACAAAAATGGAAAGCTTCAGTTGGAAAGCGATTTCTTTGTTCCCGTTTACAAAGCGTCTCTTAATATCTTCGAAAACACCGGTGGAGCCTTCAACCCAACCGTAATGCCTTTGGTTAACGCCTGGGGATTTGGTCCTGACGGAAAACCTACCTCCGTTCCGGATAGCCTGGTCATCGACTCGCTCCGCAATCTTGTGGATTTCCGTGCGATAACCGTAAATGACGAAACCGCCAAGACTGCCAAGCCCGGCGTACAGCTTGATTTCGGCGCCATAGCCAAAGGCTACGCCGTAGACCGGGTAGCCGATTACCTGAATGCCCAAGGGGTCGAGAATATGATGGTGGAGATCGGTGGCGAAGTTTACTGTAGCGGCACCAAAGGCGACAAAGACTGGATGATCGGAATCGACGACCCCGTACGTTCCGGAAAAACCGGCCACTTGGTTCGTGACGCTGTCCGCTTGAAGGACAAAGCCATCGCCACTTCTGGCAACTACCGCAACTTTCACGAAATCGACGGTGTAAAATACGCCCACACCATAGACCCGTTCACTGGCTATCCAAAAATGCACACGCTTTTGAGCGTATCCGTAATAGCGGATAACTGCATGCTGGCAGACGGTTACGCCACCGCTTTTATGGTTATGGGCCTTGAGGATTCGAGAAAAGTTCTGGAAAAAACTCCCGAAATCGAAGCCTTCCTGATCTACAGCGACGAGAACGGCGATTTGGGCACCTACACCACCACGGGCTTCAAGTCGTTGATGGTGGATTTGGAAGATCTCTAA